TGAAGATACCGCGCTTCCTATCGGTTTTAGACAAACGATTTCCCAGCCTTATATCGTGGCCCGTATGACAGAAGCTCTCCTTGCTGGAGGATCGCTCCAGAAAGTGTTGGAGGTGGGTACAGGCTCTGGCTATCAGACAGCTATTTTAGCGGGCTTGGCAGGTCTGGTTTATACGGTGGAACGAATCAAGCCGCTGCTGACGCAAGCCCAGGCCCGCTTTAAGCATCTTGGGATAAGCAATATCCGGGCTAAATGCGCCGATGGGCTTTGGGGGTGGCCGGCCTATGGGCCTTATCAAGGGATATTGGTGGCCGCGGCGCCTAGGGAAATCCCTCAGACTTTGCTTAAACAATTAGCTGTCGGGGGGCGGATGGTAATTCCGGTAGGGGCATCGTCTGGTACCCAGTCCTTAATGATTGTGACTAGAACGGCTGATGATTTTGAAATGAAAACTTTAGAGCGGGTTAGTTTCGTGCCGCTTGTAGGAGAGTAAATTTGGCAAGGCTTTTTACTCTATTGTATGACAAGACTATGGGTTGGTCACGGCACCGCCACGCTACTCGTTGGTTGGTATTGGTCAGTTTTACCGAATCCT
This sequence is a window from Nitrosococcus oceani ATCC 19707. Protein-coding genes within it:
- a CDS encoding protein-L-isoaspartate(D-aspartate) O-methyltransferase, giving the protein MGMTSRRARERERLIQRLHEEGIRDPAVLKVIQETPRHIFVDEALSSRAYEDTALPIGFRQTISQPYIVARMTEALLAGGSLQKVLEVGTGSGYQTAILAGLAGLVYTVERIKPLLTQAQARFKHLGISNIRAKCADGLWGWPAYGPYQGILVAAAPREIPQTLLKQLAVGGRMVIPVGASSGTQSLMIVTRTADDFEMKTLERVSFVPLVGE